In a genomic window of Thermoproteus tenax Kra 1:
- a CDS encoding aminotransferase class I/II-fold pyridoxal phosphate-dependent enzyme has translation MHGGSSWATPNPLDFSDNLNPLGPPRALLDLIAEAVERGVHLWFPAHLAEETLSQYEGVEVTAFNGATEALLAVLVSLRPKRLLLPWPTYGDYERIGRHIGVDVVKGPLSSLVETAGNGDVLILCNPNNPTGNLMRRDELLDLDRALRARGAYLVVDESFIDFVKAESAAPDVLVVKSYGKILAVPGLRIGAALGRIKGEVKAPWRLNSVADYALFHLGSDALKRHREATRAYVASEAPRVMSRLAACAEVHSSALHFFVAKLSAEPRVKVRPLDDLGMRGYYRISIKDREKNEVLIKSICAASER, from the coding sequence GTGCACGGAGGCTCCTCTTGGGCTACGCCCAATCCTTTGGATTTCAGCGATAACCTCAACCCTTTGGGCCCTCCCCGGGCTCTGCTCGACCTAATCGCGGAGGCGGTGGAGAGGGGAGTCCACTTATGGTTCCCAGCACACTTGGCCGAAGAGACTCTATCTCAATACGAGGGCGTCGAAGTCACCGCGTTCAACGGGGCCACGGAGGCTCTGCTCGCCGTCCTCGTCTCGTTGAGGCCCAAGCGCTTGCTCCTTCCGTGGCCCACCTACGGCGATTACGAAAGGATCGGCCGCCATATAGGCGTTGACGTAGTGAAGGGCCCTCTATCCAGCTTAGTGGAGACGGCGGGCAACGGCGATGTCTTGATATTGTGTAACCCCAACAATCCTACCGGCAACCTAATGAGGCGCGACGAGCTCCTCGATCTGGACAGAGCCCTTAGGGCCCGGGGGGCCTACTTAGTCGTCGATGAGTCTTTCATCGACTTCGTTAAGGCCGAGAGCGCCGCGCCCGATGTACTCGTCGTTAAGTCCTATGGGAAGATACTGGCCGTGCCCGGCCTAAGAATAGGCGCCGCGCTCGGCCGCATCAAGGGCGAGGTCAAGGCCCCCTGGCGCCTCAACTCGGTGGCCGACTACGCCCTATTTCATCTGGGCTCCGATGCGCTTAAACGACACAGAGAGGCCACTCGCGCCTATGTAGCCTCAGAGGCGCCTAGAGTTATGAGCCGGCTCGCCGCATGCGCCGAGGTTCACAGCTCAGCCCTCCACTTCTTTGTGGCGAAGCTCTCCGCCGAGCCCAGAGTTAAGGTTAGACCGCTCGACGATTTGGGTATGCGCGGATACTACAGGATCTCTATAAAAGATAGGGAGAAGAACGAAGTCTTGATAAAATCGATATGCGCTGCCTCAGAGCGTTAG
- a CDS encoding NAD(P)/FAD-dependent oxidoreductase → MKKVVIIGGGIAGMTVAKTLIEGKANVEITVLNSSPHYFSGPSRPLLLTGEQSLDRIVRGYEEAMVRGVRVITGTVFSIDPDNRKVKYVGGYASSGGTGELAYDYLVVAPGVVLDGSNIVGYDKYRHKVANVYDPGRVHVLKNRVWSAERGRIVVYAPKAPYRCAPAPTETALLIDAVLRNRGVRNRFEIIHIDANDKTQPPVIADVVSQIYQNQGIQLVTNQEIVEITDTEVVTKSGERYKYDILALLEPNRAPKFIEEAGLGKAFVDVRGPQDLRHPKYDDILAAGDAAALPFPKNQEIAFESALFAANKILEMEGSAYRASVQYAFVGWAYVGNPEGRLETLSVRFGLDFTSQPPKPTKDPQPKREYTAAKDSWEQSYLANLFGYK, encoded by the coding sequence ATGAAGAAAGTAGTAATCATAGGGGGCGGGATAGCGGGTATGACAGTAGCAAAGACGTTGATCGAGGGCAAAGCGAATGTGGAGATAACAGTGCTCAACTCTTCGCCGCACTACTTCTCGGGGCCTAGCAGGCCTCTGTTGCTCACGGGCGAGCAAAGCCTGGACAGAATAGTCAGAGGCTATGAGGAGGCCATGGTCCGCGGCGTTAGGGTTATAACTGGGACTGTGTTCTCGATAGACCCAGATAATAGAAAGGTGAAGTACGTTGGAGGATATGCCTCAAGCGGGGGAACGGGCGAGCTCGCCTACGACTATCTAGTGGTAGCGCCGGGCGTTGTGTTGGATGGCTCCAACATAGTGGGCTACGATAAATACAGACACAAAGTGGCCAATGTCTACGACCCCGGCAGAGTGCATGTGTTGAAAAATAGAGTGTGGAGCGCGGAAAGAGGGCGCATTGTAGTCTATGCCCCCAAGGCGCCCTACCGTTGTGCGCCTGCGCCGACCGAGACGGCGCTGTTGATAGATGCTGTGCTCCGCAATAGGGGAGTTCGCAACAGGTTTGAGATTATACATATAGATGCCAACGACAAGACTCAGCCGCCAGTTATAGCAGATGTAGTATCCCAGATCTACCAAAACCAGGGAATACAGCTGGTGACCAACCAAGAGATCGTCGAAATAACGGATACCGAGGTAGTGACTAAGTCTGGGGAGAGGTACAAATACGACATATTGGCCCTGTTAGAGCCTAACAGAGCCCCTAAGTTCATCGAAGAGGCCGGCCTCGGCAAAGCCTTCGTAGACGTGAGGGGACCTCAAGATCTGAGACATCCAAAATACGACGACATACTTGCTGCGGGCGATGCAGCGGCTTTGCCGTTCCCCAAGAACCAGGAGATAGCCTTTGAGAGCGCTCTATTCGCCGCTAACAAGATACTCGAGATGGAGGGCTCCGCCTATAGGGCATCGGTCCAGTACGCCTTCGTTGGATGGGCTTACGTGGGCAACCCCGAGGGAAGGCTCGAGACCCTCTCGGTGAGATTCGGCCTGGACTTCACCAGCCAACCGCCGAAGCCGACCAAGGACCCACAACCTAAGAGAGAATATACGGCCGCCAAGGACTCTTGGGAGCAGAGCTATTTAGCCAACCTTTTCGGCTATAAGTAG
- the cobS gene encoding adenosylcobinamide-GDP ribazoletransferase — protein MRCLRALVSFFTIFPVKAELDFSCAWALPYVVAPLTGGLAALAFFYLGPLPSYLLLLLLTGLNHLDGLADTADALMVRERSRARQVLEDPRRGTAGIFAVVASVALALFYLKSPWQLLFAELFSKAVTVILASFSRPFKEGLGSTFIGSVKRKWPLAVPALAVVSIEYPWATLCSTALSLFFYYIAYKHLGGANGDVLGYLLELSRVFFIVSSARL, from the coding sequence ATGCGCTGCCTCAGAGCGTTAGTGAGCTTCTTTACAATTTTCCCTGTCAAAGCTGAGCTGGACTTCTCTTGCGCTTGGGCTCTGCCCTACGTAGTTGCCCCTCTCACGGGCGGGCTTGCCGCCTTGGCATTTTTCTATTTAGGCCCTCTGCCCTCCTACCTCCTCCTACTCTTGCTCACGGGCCTCAATCACTTAGATGGGCTCGCCGATACGGCAGACGCCCTGATGGTGCGCGAGAGATCGAGGGCTAGGCAAGTTCTTGAAGATCCGAGGAGGGGCACTGCCGGCATCTTCGCAGTTGTGGCATCTGTGGCGTTGGCATTATTCTATCTTAAGAGCCCCTGGCAACTGCTCTTCGCAGAGCTCTTCTCTAAGGCCGTCACAGTGATCCTAGCCTCGTTCTCCCGGCCATTCAAGGAGGGCCTCGGCTCGACCTTCATAGGCTCAGTGAAACGCAAGTGGCCTCTCGCTGTCCCCGCCCTCGCCGTAGTCTCCATTGAGTACCCGTGGGCCACTCTATGCTCCACGGCGCTTTCGTTGTTCTTCTACTATATAGCGTATAAACACTTGGGCGGCGCAAACGGAGATGTGCTCGGCTATCTGTTGGAGCTGAGCAGAGTGTTCTTTATAGTCTCTAGCGCTCGACTTTAG